In a genomic window of Nitrososphaerota archaeon:
- a CDS encoding ABC transporter ATP-binding protein, protein MGQELLKVEDLHTYFFTEAGVVKAVDGVSFVLEENQPLGLVGESGSGKSVTAQSILGIVPRPGKIMSGRILLKGEDLLKKKEGEMRKLRGGSIGVVFQDPNSSLNPLFTVGKQLTDVIRMHFEIRQPEADEKAIGLLKLVRIAEPEARMTQYPHELSGGMRQRIAIARALAGEPDILVADEPTTNLDVTIQAQVLELLKTLQKELNMALLMITHDMGIVAEMTQKVVVLYAGRVAEVASTNDIFAVPKHPYTSALLRAVPRIDRKETLVSIPGSIPNLIDPPSGCRFHPRCRYMTQVCADQIPPLENIFGDRKVSCHHWKELELEKEVAL, encoded by the coding sequence ATGGGCCAGGAACTCCTCAAGGTCGAGGACCTCCACACCTACTTCTTCACTGAGGCGGGCGTCGTGAAGGCTGTCGACGGCGTCTCTTTCGTTCTGGAAGAGAATCAACCGCTGGGCTTGGTGGGTGAGTCGGGGTCGGGAAAGTCGGTTACAGCCCAGTCCATACTTGGGATCGTGCCCCGCCCAGGCAAGATCATGTCGGGCAGGATACTTCTGAAGGGAGAGGACTTGCTCAAGAAGAAGGAAGGCGAAATGAGAAAACTGAGAGGGGGCAGCATAGGCGTCGTATTCCAGGACCCCAACTCCTCTCTCAACCCTCTATTCACCGTCGGAAAGCAGCTTACCGACGTCATACGAATGCACTTCGAGATCCGACAACCGGAGGCGGACGAGAAAGCCATAGGCCTCCTCAAGCTGGTAAGGATTGCAGAGCCTGAAGCTAGGATGACGCAGTACCCCCACGAATTGAGCGGCGGCATGAGGCAAAGGATAGCCATTGCCCGGGCGCTCGCCGGCGAGCCAGACATCCTCGTCGCGGACGAGCCCACCACGAACCTTGACGTGACAATCCAGGCTCAGGTCTTGGAGCTGCTGAAGACCCTCCAGAAGGAGCTGAACATGGCGCTTCTCATGATCACCCATGACATGGGCATCGTCGCAGAGATGACACAGAAGGTCGTGGTCCTCTACGCTGGAAGGGTCGCAGAGGTCGCCTCGACAAACGACATCTTCGCGGTACCAAAGCACCCGTACACTTCAGCTTTGCTCAGGGCAGTCCCGCGGATTGACAGGAAGGAGACACTAGTCTCGATTCCAGGGAGCATACCAAACCTGATCGACCCCCCCAGCGGCTGCCGCTTCCATCCGAGGTGCCGGTACATGACCCAGGTATGCGCGGACCAGATACCTCCGCTAGAGAACATCTTCGGCGACCGGAAGGTCTCCTGCCATCACTGGAAGGAACTGGAGCTGGAGAAGGAAGTGGCGCTCTAG
- a CDS encoding ATP-binding cassette domain-containing protein — protein sequence MADPLLKVENLVKYFPVYERGILLKKKVGDVHAVDGVTFEIGKAETLGLVGESGCGKTTTGKVVLDLEPPDSGKVYFEGKDVFETLTKGKMEDRKYLRRNMQMVFQNPYGSLDPRMTVYDIISEPFVIHKNIPRSDWTERVYKLLLMVGLEEYHAERYPHEFSGGQRQRISIARALATSPKFIVADEPVSSLDVSVRAQVLNLLEELQKKEGISFLYISHDLSSVRQVSQHVAVMYLGEIFEYSPTGELFAKPLNPYSIALLSAVPVPDPKRNINRIILPGDVPSPVNPPGGCRFHPRCPYATDICKTDKPALRELRPDHLVACHHAEKFL from the coding sequence ATGGCCGACCCCCTCCTGAAGGTCGAAAACCTTGTGAAGTACTTCCCAGTCTATGAGAGGGGAATCCTCCTCAAGAAGAAGGTGGGCGACGTCCACGCGGTCGACGGGGTAACTTTCGAGATAGGCAAGGCCGAAACACTCGGGCTGGTCGGAGAAAGCGGCTGCGGCAAGACCACGACTGGGAAGGTGGTCCTCGACCTCGAGCCACCTGACTCGGGGAAGGTCTACTTCGAAGGAAAGGACGTCTTCGAGACTCTCACCAAGGGGAAGATGGAAGACAGGAAGTACCTTCGACGGAACATGCAGATGGTCTTCCAGAACCCCTACGGGTCGCTCGACCCAAGGATGACCGTCTACGACATCATATCCGAGCCCTTCGTGATCCACAAGAACATTCCGCGCTCCGACTGGACTGAGAGGGTTTACAAGCTGCTCCTCATGGTGGGGCTCGAGGAGTACCACGCGGAGCGGTATCCCCACGAATTCTCGGGCGGACAGAGGCAGAGGATTTCAATCGCCCGGGCCCTGGCGACGAGCCCCAAGTTCATAGTCGCTGACGAGCCTGTCTCCTCCCTCGATGTTTCCGTCAGGGCACAGGTCCTGAACCTGCTCGAGGAGCTCCAGAAGAAAGAAGGAATCTCCTTCCTCTACATCTCGCACGACCTGAGCTCGGTCAGGCAGGTAAGCCAACATGTAGCGGTAATGTACTTGGGAGAGATATTCGAGTACTCCCCGACCGGTGAGCTCTTCGCGAAGCCCCTGAACCCATACAGCATCGCGCTGCTCTCCGCGGTGCCCGTCCCCGATCCGAAGAGGAACATCAACCGCATCATCCTGCCTGGCGATGTGCCCAGCCCTGTCAACCCCCCAGGAGGATGCCGCTTCCACCCAAGATGCCCCTACGCCACGGATATTTGCAAGACTGACAAGCCTGCCCTGAGGGAGCTGAGACCAGACCATCTCGTCGCATGCCACCACGCCGAGAAGTTTCTGTAG